The following proteins are co-located in the Anopheles merus strain MAF unplaced genomic scaffold, AmerM5.1 LNR4000647, whole genome shotgun sequence genome:
- the LOC121602831 gene encoding uncharacterized protein LOC121602831, with protein sequence MQAPYAASDASQKIVSGTYSSQPAFCNHNSCIIILARMTIGEIRPSGSNMRATLDRMDRFVGMDTSLDIADSKDKTSCSGSHETPRAFTVSCGKNCRADCVPI encoded by the exons ATGCAGGCTCCATATGCTGCTTCCGATGCATCACAGAAG ATAGTATCTGGAACATACTCGTCCCAACCAGCTTTCTGCAACCATAAttcctgcatcatcatcttggCCCGAATGACAATCGGGGAGATCAGGCCCAGCGGATCGAACATGCGAGCTACGTTAGATAGAATGGATCGCTTTGTCGGAATGGACACATCACTGGATATTGCGGATTCGAAAGATAAAACGTCATGCTCTGGCTCCCATGAAACACCAAGAGCCTTTACCGTCTCGTGTGGTAAGAATTGCCGCGCTGACTGTGTGCCGATTTGA